A portion of the Lolium rigidum isolate FL_2022 chromosome 1, APGP_CSIRO_Lrig_0.1, whole genome shotgun sequence genome contains these proteins:
- the LOC124668461 gene encoding glutamate formimidoyltransferase-like has protein sequence MLRPMLACCKLYVSEGRSAAALRAVEQAARRHHPAVVLVNTFVDDAYNRVGYTLVSRLTLDAASPTPASPLRRAVFGVVGAALEAIDLGAHAGAHPRLGAVDHVCFHPLAGASLRDVAALAADVGADIGDKLQVPTFLYGAAHREGRTLAAIRRQLGYFTSPRDAQWRGPLLAGGTDTTPLPVAPDAGPDTPSASKGVLVLGATAWVDNYNVPVRTADVDAVRRIARRVSERGGGLRSVQAMGLAHGDGGAEVACNLLDPQSVGAGQVQDMVERLAREQGLDAGEGYFTDFSEEKIVHMYLEKLSAQAEVSSYGFDAPHSTENHR, from the exons ATGCTGAGGCCGATGCTGGCGTGCTGCAAGCTGTACGTCTCGGagggccggagcgcggcggccctGCGCGCCGTCGagcaggcggcgcggcggcacCACCCGGCCGTCGTCCTCGTCAACACCTTTGTCGACGACGCGTACAATCGGGTCGGCTACACCCTCGTCTCCCGCCTCACCCTGGACGCCGCctcgccgacgccggcgtcgccGCTGCGCCGCGCTGTGTTCGGCGTGGTCGGGGCCGCGCTCGAGGCCATCGACCTCGGCGCCCACGCTGGGGCGCACCCGCGGCTCGGCGCCGTCGACCACGTCTGCTTCCACCCCCTCGCCGGCGCCTCCCTCCGCGAcgtcgccgcgctcgccgcgGACGTGGGCGCCGACATCGGCGACAAGCTCCAAG TGCCGACGTTCCTGTACGGCGCggcgcaccgggagggccggacgCTGGCGGCCATCAGGCGGCAGCTGGGCTACTTCACCTCCCCGCGCGACGCACAGTGGCGCGGCCCGCTCCTGGCCGGCGGCACGGACACGACGCCGCTCCCCGTCGCGCCAGACGCCGGGCCGGACACGCCGTCGGCGTCCAAGGGCGTGCTAGTCCTCGGCGCGACGGCGTGGGTGGACAACTACAACGTCCCAGTGCGCACCGCGGACGTGGACGCCGTCCGGCGGATCGCGCGCCGGGTCAGCGAGCGCGGCGGCGGGCTACGGTCCGTGCAGGCGATGGGGCTCGcgcacggcgacggcggcgcggaggtcgcGTGCAACCTGCTCGACCCGCAGAGTGTCGGCGCCGGGCAGGTGCAGGACATGGTCGAGCGTCTCGCGAGGGAGCAAGGCTTGGACGCTGGGGAGGGCTACTTCACCGATTTCTCCGAGGAGAAGATCGTCCACATGTATTTAGAGAAGTTGTCGGCCCAAGCTGAGGTTTCTTCTTACGGTTTTGATGCTCCTCACTCCACCGAGAATCACCGATAA